The proteins below come from a single Alligator mississippiensis isolate rAllMis1 chromosome 2, rAllMis1, whole genome shotgun sequence genomic window:
- the LZTS3 gene encoding leucine zipper putative tumor suppressor 3 isoform X1: MAKLETLSGLSDPSYQNQETFHSFASRSSETSSQSTMGSVGSGVANEQEFAMKSVGTRTQSSSRQADGSRNGYSTREISNRYSGEEKTYKTEKISNSLYINGDLRKSEKLKTDICGNVTTNNEKNMPPPPQYREPSNPPKILPISGKLDQSNEPLVRPSAFKPVVPKNFHSMQNLCPPQNNGVAENRKSLNHTNSNSPSAVKSGLDKTSLNRTTNQVGGLSDSGRNSLTSLPTYGTGYSQHVGPMSASTSHINRIGTTYVDKNIVGYNGISTSDSGRSSSKSTSSFNRLNHLNETMPFHSPSTDDIIQDLEDRLWEKEQEVLQMRRNLDKSEAAILQVFEEKQKIWEREMEDLRQNYANKLQQVSKKAQRAQQALQLQIFKLQQEKKKLQDDVAQLLQQREELEKKFVAFKKEQAEFLPKIEETKWEVCQKAGEISLLKQQLKDSQADVSQKLNEIVGLRTQLKEGKNFLREKEEQILTLKDSYSSKSVNLEICENELQRKMNEVQMLREKLNHCELEVSGLKQTLASMGHPGPFPPELSEKLQDPLACESDEAKMKRQNEDSINTLKKEVERLQAELKLERQQRGQQVMDFEEERRTWQEEKEKVIKYQKQLQLNYVEMYQKNQILEHKVNEMTSKTTSSPHSEEKKPWTPSRLERIESTEI, translated from the exons ATGGCCAAATTAGAGACCCTGTCAGGTCTTAGTGACCCAAGCTACCAGAACCAGGAGACTTTCCACTCTTTTGCCTCTAGGTCCTCTGAAACCTCCTCCCAGAGCACTATGGGAAGCGTTGGCAGCGGCGTCGCCAACGAGCAGGAGTTTGCCATGAAAAGCGTGGGGACCAGgactcagagcagcagcaggcaggcggACGGCTCTCGAAATGGCTATTCCACGCGGGAGATCTCCAACCGTTACTCTGGGGAGGAGAAGACGTACAAGACCGAGAAGATCTCCAACTCCCTCTACATCAACGGGGACTTACGCAAGAGTGAGAAGCTGAAGACGGACATTTGTGGGAATGTGACCACCAATAATGAGAAGAACATGCCGCCTCCTCCCCAGTACAGAGAACCCAGTAATCCACCAAAGATATTGCCGATCTCTGGGAAATTGGACCAG aGCAATGAGCCCTTAGTTAGACCTTCAGCCTTTAAACCAGTAGTTCCTAAAAACTTCCATTCCATGCAGAACCTCTGCCCACCGCAGAACAACGGAGTGGCAGAGAACAGGAAGAGCCTGAATCACACCAACAGCAATAGCCCATCCGCGGTCAAAAGTGGGCTTGACAAGACCAGCCTGAATAGGACTACAAACCAAGTGGGAGGGCTTTCTGATTCTGGCCGTAACTCTCTGACCAGCTTGCCCACTTACGGGACAGGCTACAGCCAACATGTTGGTCCCATGAGCGCTTCGACGAGTCACATCAACCGCATTGGCACAACCTATGTGGataagaacattgtgggatataATGGGATATCTACCTCAGACAGCGGCCGGTCTTCGAGCAAGAGCACTTCTTCCTTCAATAGACTCAACCATCTTAATGAAACGATGCCTTTCCATTCGCCCTCGACAGACGACATTATCCAAGACCTGGAAGACAGGCTCTGGGAGAAGGAACAGGAGGTCCTCCAGATGAGAAGAAACCTAGACAAAAGTGAGGCTGCTATCCTCCAAGTTTTCGAGGAGAAGCAAAAGATTTGGGAGCGTGAGATGGAGGACCTCAGGCAAAATTATGCAAACAAACTGCAGCAGGTCTCCAAGAAGGCCCAAAGGGCTCAGCAAGCCTTGCAACTCCAAATTTTCAAGCTCCAGCAGGAGAAGAAGAAGCTCCAAGATGATGTGGCGCAGCTTCTCCAGCAGCGAGAAGAGCTGGAGAAAAAATTTGTGGCGTTCAAAAAAGAGCAGGCCGAGTTTCTTCCCAAGATTGAAGAAACCAAGTGGGAG GTGTGCCAGAAGGCTGGTGAGAtctccctgctgaagcagcagctgaaggACTCCCAAGCGGACGTGTCCCAGAAGCTGAACGAGATCGTGGGACTGCGGACGCAGCTCAAGGAAGGGAAGAACTTCCTACGGGAGAAGGAAGAGCAGATCCTCACCCTGAAGGACTCCTACAGCTCCAAGAGCGTCAACCTGGAGATCTGCGAGAACGAGCTCCAGAGGAAGATGAACGAGGTGCAGATGCTAAGGGAAAAGCTGAACCACTGTGAACTCGAGGTCTCCGGCCTCAAGCAGACGCTGGCCAGCATGGGCCACCCGGGGCCTTTCCCCCCTGAACTCAGTGAGAAGCTCCAGGACCCGCTGGCCTGCGAGAGCGACGAGGCCAAGATGAAACGCCAGAACGAGGACAGCATCAACACCCTGAAGAAGGAGGTCGAGCGGCTGCAGgcagagctgaagctggagcgCCAGCAGCGAGGGCAGCAAGTGATGGACTTTGAGGAGGAGCGACGCAcctggcaggaggagaaggaaaaggtgATCAAgtaccagaagcagctgcagctcaacTACGTGGAGATGTACCAGAAAAACCAGATCCTGGAGCACAAGGTGAACGAAATGACCAGCAAGACGACCAGCTCGCCTCACAGCGAGGAGAAAAAACCCTGGACTCCCTCCCGGCTGGAGCGAATAGAGTCCACCGAGATCTGA
- the LZTS3 gene encoding leucine zipper putative tumor suppressor 3 isoform X2 yields MGSVGSGVANEQEFAMKSVGTRTQSSSRQADGSRNGYSTREISNRYSGEEKTYKTEKISNSLYINGDLRKSEKLKTDICGNVTTNNEKNMPPPPQYREPSNPPKILPISGKLDQSNEPLVRPSAFKPVVPKNFHSMQNLCPPQNNGVAENRKSLNHTNSNSPSAVKSGLDKTSLNRTTNQVGGLSDSGRNSLTSLPTYGTGYSQHVGPMSASTSHINRIGTTYVDKNIVGYNGISTSDSGRSSSKSTSSFNRLNHLNETMPFHSPSTDDIIQDLEDRLWEKEQEVLQMRRNLDKSEAAILQVFEEKQKIWEREMEDLRQNYANKLQQVSKKAQRAQQALQLQIFKLQQEKKKLQDDVAQLLQQREELEKKFVAFKKEQAEFLPKIEETKWEVCQKAGEISLLKQQLKDSQADVSQKLNEIVGLRTQLKEGKNFLREKEEQILTLKDSYSSKSVNLEICENELQRKMNEVQMLREKLNHCELEVSGLKQTLASMGHPGPFPPELSEKLQDPLACESDEAKMKRQNEDSINTLKKEVERLQAELKLERQQRGQQVMDFEEERRTWQEEKEKVIKYQKQLQLNYVEMYQKNQILEHKVNEMTSKTTSSPHSEEKKPWTPSRLERIESTEI; encoded by the exons ATGGGAAGCGTTGGCAGCGGCGTCGCCAACGAGCAGGAGTTTGCCATGAAAAGCGTGGGGACCAGgactcagagcagcagcaggcaggcggACGGCTCTCGAAATGGCTATTCCACGCGGGAGATCTCCAACCGTTACTCTGGGGAGGAGAAGACGTACAAGACCGAGAAGATCTCCAACTCCCTCTACATCAACGGGGACTTACGCAAGAGTGAGAAGCTGAAGACGGACATTTGTGGGAATGTGACCACCAATAATGAGAAGAACATGCCGCCTCCTCCCCAGTACAGAGAACCCAGTAATCCACCAAAGATATTGCCGATCTCTGGGAAATTGGACCAG aGCAATGAGCCCTTAGTTAGACCTTCAGCCTTTAAACCAGTAGTTCCTAAAAACTTCCATTCCATGCAGAACCTCTGCCCACCGCAGAACAACGGAGTGGCAGAGAACAGGAAGAGCCTGAATCACACCAACAGCAATAGCCCATCCGCGGTCAAAAGTGGGCTTGACAAGACCAGCCTGAATAGGACTACAAACCAAGTGGGAGGGCTTTCTGATTCTGGCCGTAACTCTCTGACCAGCTTGCCCACTTACGGGACAGGCTACAGCCAACATGTTGGTCCCATGAGCGCTTCGACGAGTCACATCAACCGCATTGGCACAACCTATGTGGataagaacattgtgggatataATGGGATATCTACCTCAGACAGCGGCCGGTCTTCGAGCAAGAGCACTTCTTCCTTCAATAGACTCAACCATCTTAATGAAACGATGCCTTTCCATTCGCCCTCGACAGACGACATTATCCAAGACCTGGAAGACAGGCTCTGGGAGAAGGAACAGGAGGTCCTCCAGATGAGAAGAAACCTAGACAAAAGTGAGGCTGCTATCCTCCAAGTTTTCGAGGAGAAGCAAAAGATTTGGGAGCGTGAGATGGAGGACCTCAGGCAAAATTATGCAAACAAACTGCAGCAGGTCTCCAAGAAGGCCCAAAGGGCTCAGCAAGCCTTGCAACTCCAAATTTTCAAGCTCCAGCAGGAGAAGAAGAAGCTCCAAGATGATGTGGCGCAGCTTCTCCAGCAGCGAGAAGAGCTGGAGAAAAAATTTGTGGCGTTCAAAAAAGAGCAGGCCGAGTTTCTTCCCAAGATTGAAGAAACCAAGTGGGAG GTGTGCCAGAAGGCTGGTGAGAtctccctgctgaagcagcagctgaaggACTCCCAAGCGGACGTGTCCCAGAAGCTGAACGAGATCGTGGGACTGCGGACGCAGCTCAAGGAAGGGAAGAACTTCCTACGGGAGAAGGAAGAGCAGATCCTCACCCTGAAGGACTCCTACAGCTCCAAGAGCGTCAACCTGGAGATCTGCGAGAACGAGCTCCAGAGGAAGATGAACGAGGTGCAGATGCTAAGGGAAAAGCTGAACCACTGTGAACTCGAGGTCTCCGGCCTCAAGCAGACGCTGGCCAGCATGGGCCACCCGGGGCCTTTCCCCCCTGAACTCAGTGAGAAGCTCCAGGACCCGCTGGCCTGCGAGAGCGACGAGGCCAAGATGAAACGCCAGAACGAGGACAGCATCAACACCCTGAAGAAGGAGGTCGAGCGGCTGCAGgcagagctgaagctggagcgCCAGCAGCGAGGGCAGCAAGTGATGGACTTTGAGGAGGAGCGACGCAcctggcaggaggagaaggaaaaggtgATCAAgtaccagaagcagctgcagctcaacTACGTGGAGATGTACCAGAAAAACCAGATCCTGGAGCACAAGGTGAACGAAATGACCAGCAAGACGACCAGCTCGCCTCACAGCGAGGAGAAAAAACCCTGGACTCCCTCCCGGCTGGAGCGAATAGAGTCCACCGAGATCTGA